The following proteins are co-located in the Streptococcus anginosus genome:
- the nrdE gene encoding class 1b ribonucleoside-diphosphate reductase subunit alpha — MGLKQLEDVTYFRLNNEINRPINGQIMLHKDKEALEAFFKENVEPNTKKFSSITEKIHYLIQENYLEKEFIQLYSPEYIEELATFIHDQDFHFKSFMAAYKFYNQYALKTNDGEYYLESMEDRVLFNALYFADGDKAIAKDIANEIIHQRYQPATPSFLNAGRARRGELVSCFLIQVTDDMNSIGRSINSALQLSRIGGGVGISLSNLREAGAPIKGYEGAASGVVPVMKLFEDSFSYSNQLGQRQGAGVVYLNVFHPDIIAFLSTKKENADEKVRVKTLSLGVVIPDKFYELARKNEDMYLFSPYSIEREYGVPFAYIDITEKYDELVANPKINKTKIKARDLETEISKLQQESGYPYVVNIDTANRANPVDGKIIMSNLCSEILQVQEPSLLNDAQEFVRLGTDVSCNLGSTNVVNMMTSPDFGKSIRTMTRALTFVTDSSHIKAVPTIDHGNSLAHTFGLGAMGLHSYLAQQLIAYGSAESVEFTSIYFMLMNYWTLVESNNIARERGVVFHNFEKSDYANGSYFDKYVTGEFVPKSDRVKKLFENIFIPSAKDWTELREKVMTDGLYHQNRLAVAPNGSISYINDVSASIHPITQRIEERQEKKIGKIYYPAAGLSTETIPYYTSAYDMDMRKVIDVYAAATEHVDQGLSLTLFMRSDIPQGLYEWKTECKQTTRDLSILRNYAFNKGIKSIYYVRTFTDDGGEVGANQCESCVI; from the coding sequence ATGGGACTCAAACAATTAGAAGATGTGACATATTTCCGTCTCAATAATGAAATCAACCGTCCAATCAACGGACAAATTATGCTTCACAAAGATAAGGAAGCCTTAGAAGCATTCTTTAAAGAAAATGTTGAACCAAATACGAAAAAATTCTCTTCTATCACAGAAAAAATTCACTATTTAATCCAAGAAAACTATTTAGAAAAAGAATTCATCCAGCTTTATTCACCTGAATACATCGAAGAGCTAGCTACCTTCATTCATGATCAAGATTTCCATTTCAAATCTTTCATGGCAGCATATAAATTCTATAATCAATATGCTCTCAAAACAAATGACGGTGAATATTACCTTGAAAGCATGGAAGACCGCGTTCTGTTCAACGCACTCTATTTTGCCGACGGTGATAAAGCAATTGCCAAAGATATTGCCAATGAAATCATTCACCAACGGTATCAGCCTGCCACTCCAAGTTTCTTGAATGCCGGACGTGCTAGGCGTGGTGAATTAGTTTCTTGTTTCTTGATTCAAGTCACTGATGATATGAATTCAATCGGTCGTTCTATCAATTCAGCTCTGCAATTATCTCGGATTGGCGGTGGCGTTGGAATTTCCCTCAGTAACCTGCGGGAAGCGGGTGCCCCTATCAAAGGTTATGAAGGGGCTGCTTCTGGTGTAGTACCAGTTATGAAGCTCTTTGAAGACAGCTTTTCATACTCTAATCAATTAGGTCAACGTCAGGGAGCCGGTGTTGTTTATCTCAACGTTTTTCACCCAGATATTATCGCTTTTCTTTCAACTAAGAAAGAGAATGCTGATGAAAAAGTACGGGTAAAAACTCTTTCTTTGGGTGTTGTCATTCCAGATAAATTCTACGAATTAGCTCGGAAGAACGAAGATATGTATCTCTTTAGCCCTTATTCTATCGAACGGGAATATGGCGTTCCATTTGCCTACATTGACATTACCGAAAAATATGACGAATTGGTTGCCAATCCTAAGATTAATAAAACGAAGATTAAAGCTCGTGATTTAGAAACTGAAATTTCCAAGTTGCAGCAGGAATCTGGGTATCCTTATGTAGTTAATATCGATACTGCTAATCGCGCGAATCCAGTAGACGGCAAGATTATCATGAGCAATCTCTGCTCCGAAATCCTGCAAGTCCAAGAACCAAGTCTCTTGAATGACGCTCAAGAATTCGTTCGTTTAGGAACAGATGTTTCTTGCAATCTCGGGTCTACCAATGTGGTTAATATGATGACTTCGCCAGATTTTGGTAAGTCTATCCGTACCATGACGCGTGCGCTGACATTTGTTACAGACAGTTCTCACATCAAAGCTGTTCCGACTATTGACCACGGCAACAGCTTAGCTCACACTTTTGGGCTAGGTGCCATGGGCTTGCACAGCTATCTGGCTCAACAATTGATTGCATACGGTTCAGCTGAGTCTGTTGAGTTTACCAGCATTTACTTTATGCTCATGAATTATTGGACACTTGTTGAATCCAATAATATTGCCCGCGAGCGTGGGGTGGTTTTCCATAACTTTGAAAAGTCTGATTATGCAAATGGTTCATACTTTGACAAATATGTGACTGGTGAATTTGTACCAAAATCTGACCGAGTGAAAAAACTCTTTGAAAATATCTTTATTCCTTCTGCAAAAGATTGGACTGAGCTACGCGAGAAAGTCATGACAGACGGTCTTTATCACCAAAATCGCTTAGCTGTTGCGCCGAATGGTTCTATCAGCTATATCAATGATGTCTCTGCTTCTATCCACCCAATTACACAACGCATTGAAGAACGCCAAGAAAAGAAAATCGGAAAAATCTACTACCCAGCAGCAGGACTGTCAACTGAGACTATTCCTTACTATACTAGCGCTTACGACATGGATATGCGTAAAGTCATTGACGTTTATGCAGCAGCTACTGAGCA
- the nrdH gene encoding glutaredoxin-like protein NrdH, giving the protein MVTIYSKNNCVQCKMTKRFLDTNHVEYREINLDEQPEYIDHVKSLGFNAAPVVQTPTEAFSGFQPGKLKKLS; this is encoded by the coding sequence ATGGTAACTATTTATTCAAAAAATAATTGCGTTCAATGCAAAATGACAAAACGCTTCTTAGACACTAACCATGTAGAATATCGTGAAATCAATTTGGACGAACAGCCTGAATACATCGATCATGTGAAAAGCTTAGGCTTTAATGCTGCTCCAGTCGTTCAAACTCCAACGGAAGCATTTTCCGGTTTTCAACCTGGTAAATTAAAAAAATTATCATAA
- a CDS encoding phosphocarrier protein HPr, giving the protein MASKDFHIVAETGIHARPATLLVQTASKFASDITLEYKGKSVNLKSIMGVMSLGVGQGADVTITAEGADADDAIVAIAETMTKEGLA; this is encoded by the coding sequence ATGGCTTCTAAAGATTTCCACATTGTGGCAGAAACAGGTATTCACGCACGTCCAGCAACTTTGTTAGTTCAAACTGCTAGCAAATTTGCTTCAGATATTACTCTTGAATACAAAGGTAAATCAGTAAACCTTAAATCAATCATGGGTGTTATGAGCCTTGGTGTTGGTCAAGGGGCTGATGTAACAATTACTGCAGAAGGTGCAGACGCTGATGATGCAATTGTAGCAATCGCAGAAACAATGACAAAAGAAGGATTGGCTTAA